The following is a genomic window from Rhodopirellula islandica.
TAACAACTCGCTCGAGTCGGCGAGCACATCGCGGCGGCGGCGTAGAACCGAGTGAACGTCACGCCCTCCTTTGCCATTTGATCCAGATGAGGCGTCTTCAGGTGAGGGTGCCCGTTGTAGCCCGTGTCACCCCAGCCCTGATCGTCTGACATGCAGAGGATGATGTTGGGAGGATCGGCAGCAATGGTGGGACAGGCCACGGACGCCAAGAGTGCGAAGGCGAACGCTCGTGCGGTTTGAATCATGATGCTGTCGCGACTTTGTATTGGGAGACTCAATTGTTTTTGGGAAGAAGATCGGGGCGTGGTGAATCCACTTCTTGTTGGAGGACCAACTTCAGTTGCTCGACCTTTTCAGGGAAACCGGACGCCAGATCAGTCCGTTCTTCGTTGTCCTTGGAAATGTCATAGAGTTGATAGATGCCCTTGTTGCGGTTTGCTTCAACGAGTTTGAGTCCTTCCCGCGTGATCAACGCGCGGCTGCCCATTGCGGAGAAGCGGTTGTTGACCACGATGAAGTCATGCTGCTGAGTTTGCGGTTGCCCCAACAGCGTGGGCAGGTACGAGATCCCGTCTTTGCCGTGAGGCTTTTCTTGGCCAGTCAGGTCGGCCAAGGTCGCGAGAAAGTCATAGTGGGAACTCATCAGATCTGTTTCACTTCCTGCCGCGATCTTCCCTGGCCAGCGGACGATCATCGGGCACTGCATCCCGCCTTGATAAGCGCTGCGTTTGAGTCCTGCCCGGCCACCCGCACCATCAAAAATATCACCGCACTCGGAGGTGCGCCATTTCTTATCCGTCAGATTGGCGGGCTCGCCGCTGGGAAGCTTCTGAGCTTTGTAGCTGGGCTTGGGGCCGTAGTAGAGTTCGTGCCCATTGTCGGAGGTGAATACAACCACGGTGTTGTCTTCGATTCCCAAAGTGACCAGCTCATCCAGGATCAAACCGACGTGATCGTCCAGCATTTTGACCATCGAAGCGTACTTCTTTTCTGCCAATGACATCGTGGGATGATCGGCGAAATCAGGATGCAGTTCGGGGATCGCGACGGGGCCGTGCGGCAGTTGAGTCGGGTGATAGAGAAAGAACGGTCGGTCGTGATTGGCTCGCAGGTACTTCAGGATTCCTGCGATGAAAACGTTTTGCGAATAGGTTTCTCCGCCATAGCCAACCGGCTCATCCCCGTGCTCGCTGGTTTTGCCACAGTCGGCCAGCGTGTTGCCCGGGAGTTCGAACTTCTCGCCGTTTCGCCAGAGATAAGGCGGATAAAAACCGTGGCAGCGCTGGTGGTCATAATAGCCTTCATAGAAATCCCAGCCAAATCGCTTCACACGTTCGTGCCACGTCAAAAAGCCGCGGTCGAGTTTTCCAAACTGCGCCGTTTTGTAGCCTGCGTTCTGTGCGACCTGGGCAAGGAAGACTTCTTCCTCAGCGATCGGATTGGAGTTGGCTTTGTGTTTCGCCAATCGAGTTTGAAACTCGTCTTCCGTGATCTGGCCCCCGTCTCGCCAAATCGGTAGTCCCGCACGATTCTGCGCCCAGCCGCCATTGCGGCCGTCGTGCATGCCCGTCAGCAGAGTCCACCTGGCGGGGGCACAGTAAACGCCACCGTAGTAGTTGTTGAACTTCATGCCTTCGCGAGCCAAGCGATCAATGTTGGGTGTCGAAACCACTTGTTGTCCGTAGCAGCCGAGCATTCCAGGGCCGAGGTCGTCCGCAAAGATCAGGATCACGTTGGGAGGGGCGTCGGCCTGCGCCGTCGAGTGGCACCAGAACGCGGCAAGCAGGGCAAGAAGTGTTCTCATGATCGATTTCATTTCGTGTTGGATGCGGGAGGCGGAACGTTGGGGCTGAGTTTCTCGCGCAGGCATCTCGCGACTCAAATAGGCAGACTAGGAGCAAGCAGGAGTGAAACCAGTGTGAGCGAGTCCATGAACAGAATCCAATGCAACCCGTTTGCTCCGGTGTCACGTCACCGTTTCTCGAACGCCCCGGCTTGGATTTTAGCGACATTCAGCATATCGCGAGGGAGTCCATTGTCATTGCCCCGCGTCGTCGGGAGGTCATGCAGATTCCAAGTGCCGTGCCTGTAGGCTCTTGCGAACCCCGCCCGTTGGCAACGGGCGAGTCGATTTTGCTGTCGGTTGGCCACTCTTGGCCGACATCCGCAACTCGGACGGGCAAGAGTGCCATCCTACATGCGTTCAAACCTCGTTGACGACTCAATCGACAAGCCGCAGCGGGAGGGGGCGGGAAACGAGCGTTCTGCGAGATTCTCAGGGGAGGGGGAGTGCGAGCCGTTTCTCATGCCCGGGCCGCCTCCCTCGCGTACGCCTGAACGGCGTTGCTCGATCTACGTAGATCGCTCCCCAAAAACTTCGTTTCAGGAGAGGTGCATCATGCGCAACCCACTGCTAGGCGGCGTCGATCAACTGCACCACCGCTGGGCGTGGGGGGAACTCGAATGGCAGCGGTTTTCCTTGAATTGGACCAAGCAGGTCGGCCAGAGTCGTTGGGGATTTGAACTGTTTTGGCAAGCGTTGTTGCTCCCACGTACAACCGGGGCGAATGCCCAAACGGCTCTCATGATCCTGGCCGAGCATTCCTGCCGACCTGCCTATGAAAGTTCTCGCGAGCGATGCCGTGACGCGGAACGATTGGAGGTGACCGTGTGAATGGATTCGTCGGGGGCGATTCAGGGTCGATGGTGCACCTCGGATCCGTCGCTCATTTGCTGGTCGCAATCGAACGGCGGAAGAGGGCGAGGCTGGCCAGGAAGCAGGTCAGGCCCAGAGCAGCGGTGGCGACGAATTGTTCCCAAACGTCTTGCAACGTCGCTCCTCGAAACACGATCGACTGGGAGAAGCCAACGAAGTGCCGGGAGGGGAAGAAGTAAGTGATGGGTTGCAACCAGTCCGGTTGGCTTTCGATGGGCGTGATCGCACCCGAGAGCATTTGCAGCGGCAGAACGGTCAAGAGCACCAGCAACGCGAATTGGGCCATGGATCCCGAGAGCGTTCCCAAGAAGATGCCCATTGCGGTGGCGAAAAACAAATACAAGGCGATACCGCTGAGCAAGAGCAGACGGGAACCAGCAATCGGCACGTCCAACAACGTTTCGACGACCAACCAAAGCGACAGCATCACGGCGAGCAAAATCACCAACCCATTGGCGCAGACCTTGGAGACCGCGATGTCAAACGAGGTCAACGGCATGACCAGCAAGTGTTCAATCGTGCCGTGCTCTCGTTCACGAATCAGCGCGGCACCGGTCAGCACAATGGTCAGCAAGGTGACTTGGTCGATGATCGCCGTGATCCCCGAAAACCAGGTTGGATCACCATTGGGATTGAATGCTCGCCGTGCGACCAGACGTGCGGGCAACTGCGTTGATTCATCGGTGCCGCTGACAAAGCGATTGATTTCACTGTTGACGATGTTCTGGATGTAGGTCGCACCGATGTTGGCTTGCATCACAGCGGTGGCGTCGATGTTGACTTGGATCTCGGGGTTTCGGCCTGCGATCGCATCCGATTCAAATCCGGCTGGGATGTTGATGACAAACATCAACTTGTCTTTGTTCATCATGGGTTCCACTTCAGCGGCCGAGATGATCACAGGCTCATTGAAGTAGGGTGGGAAGAACGCGGCGGCAATTCGGTGCGACAACGTCGTTCGGTCTTCGTCGACAATCCCAATCGATGCGTGGTGGACCTCCGTTGAAATGCCGGTCGCTTGGCTGTAGACGCTGAATGTCAATGCAAAGAGCAGCAGTGCGATCAGCATCTTGTCGTGACGCAGGCTGCGCAACTCTTTGAAGGTGAGCCAGAAGATGTTTCGGAGTGTTCGCATGGTCGTGTGCCACCTATTCTTCTTGTTTGCGGAGCAGAGCGGCACTGACCAGCAAGAAGACGGGCGAGAATGCAACGAGCGTCCAGAGGTCAGGGGAGAGGTCTTGCCAACCAAGTCCTTTCGTGAACGCACCAACGCTCATTCGCATGAAGTACGTGGTGGGCCACAGCGATCCAATCATTTGTGCACTGCCACTGAGCGTCGACACCGGTTGCATCATGCCGGAGAACTGAACGGTTGGCATCATCGCGATGATGGCGGTCGCAAAGACAGCAGCCACTTGGCTGCTGGTGAAGCACGACGTGACCAGCCCCAGCCCCGTGGTCGCCATCACATAGAACACCGCACCAAGCGTCAAGGTCGCCAGGCTGCCTTTCATGGGAACGCCAAAGACGTGGATGCCCA
Proteins encoded in this region:
- a CDS encoding arylsulfatase — encoded protein: MKSIMRTLLALLAAFWCHSTAQADAPPNVILIFADDLGPGMLGCYGQQVVSTPNIDRLAREGMKFNNYYGGVYCAPARWTLLTGMHDGRNGGWAQNRAGLPIWRDGGQITEDEFQTRLAKHKANSNPIAEEEVFLAQVAQNAGYKTAQFGKLDRGFLTWHERVKRFGWDFYEGYYDHQRCHGFYPPYLWRNGEKFELPGNTLADCGKTSEHGDEPVGYGGETYSQNVFIAGILKYLRANHDRPFFLYHPTQLPHGPVAIPELHPDFADHPTMSLAEKKYASMVKMLDDHVGLILDELVTLGIEDNTVVVFTSDNGHELYYGPKPSYKAQKLPSGEPANLTDKKWRTSECGDIFDGAGGRAGLKRSAYQGGMQCPMIVRWPGKIAAGSETDLMSSHYDFLATLADLTGQEKPHGKDGISYLPTLLGQPQTQQHDFIVVNNRFSAMGSRALITREGLKLVEANRNKGIYQLYDISKDNEERTDLASGFPEKVEQLKLVLQQEVDSPRPDLLPKNN
- a CDS encoding ABC transporter permease, producing MRTLRNIFWLTFKELRSLRHDKMLIALLLFALTFSVYSQATGISTEVHHASIGIVDEDRTTLSHRIAAAFFPPYFNEPVIISAAEVEPMMNKDKLMFVINIPAGFESDAIAGRNPEIQVNIDATAVMQANIGATYIQNIVNSEINRFVSGTDESTQLPARLVARRAFNPNGDPTWFSGITAIIDQVTLLTIVLTGAALIREREHGTIEHLLVMPLTSFDIAVSKVCANGLVILLAVMLSLWLVVETLLDVPIAGSRLLLLSGIALYLFFATAMGIFLGTLSGSMAQFALLVLLTVLPLQMLSGAITPIESQPDWLQPITYFFPSRHFVGFSQSIVFRGATLQDVWEQFVATAALGLTCFLASLALFRRSIATSK